The proteins below are encoded in one region of Knoellia sp. S7-12:
- a CDS encoding CHAT domain-containing protein: MSPDDLSSLRSQVATQLLEETTDKHPDSEPIGFTSMPAWRVERACQVVSVGVRVTVAVAIVGGAVAGRGWWLVGFAIAALFSTQPQHRVEPLLVSETRPLVWPSRVPWLLCCALVLCLLRRPQEAAWFTIAWFVVRLSAHVGEYAVATGTSIIDSRFTGRLTTFIRPAAAFVVRSRTYDSFVTIGAGVVLGTATALLAPSANPTAAFGLGLLAAIVIENSSGRWQWTDAWLRVLGVVALTMLATRVHWWVLLAPITASLAMMLLRANHTLGYVPLTKPADARVKSAWVDLAKGRTRQVITNLEGEEAAHPDVMAALAVAHALDGHPGHARRLARHLADQHCGVRDLVEAQVHALLGTRPPELREAPDLTTSLGRATQLAWLRASIPHGSAMVIAEEIAGLIPSRITRDTVMWAADCYLALGETLLGIDQFTSGTAASRAFALADLFLTQDREFLDRSTLEARQLQQPAPHELGARGAAVTRLAFAGDQESPAMFLLDDDALLVLTELSSPFVVAAYCNRGADLHRNNRQHVTSESIQLRAQAFASLNVVRHELADPDDRACWWDAFLPTLDTLLEEVHGFQDWPLLLEIIEAARLQLGTSREDLRPTALRIAGQSILGSQRYYFGSRPTMVDLEDIIHAAGGKGAWWWSTHVSRKHLYWALTSEDQQGVVQGGRISMAAVNAVLQEFGPHLSLQGQGESDHDFFERMSRSALLAPPSDVESTLADRVGQLLPRTITDVRSHNRIRTTICMALAPELAHIPWAWTSIGGHRLVESFDTVIVPPASVLPTPDADDEYTCPIATCLVDPGGDLYAAEEASAHLPLQAARIDSQTEDPRASLTAALRAAPYDSTLFLACHTVKIANRRGFALAPLDNIDSSDVLFASDIARADTDYPMPRQVIALACESSDMTSALLGEWTVLGAALIQAGARRALVTAFPILDIPEVDRYMVAGVADGVPLHVLISSLQLSMLHRWRAGDSSAAPMAWAGLQLFGALPAADPTARVSFPAWAEENLLRGIDDAAEHALPGSPTVDVADLMTCFATYGHTDGLPRRVRAAVRRRFITKWPAPLHLMGYRNMLARLDHRPRVISDELLAIIVDARDLAREAGQCVYDIDHVFVAALRTDHPSCVAMRNLTGLDSRNPAVVERFLAGGRDNYHHTGEAVTPHLASGEAERVYHALGIAPPRGEDRWLHSDRVA, translated from the coding sequence ATGTCCCCCGACGACCTGTCGTCGTTGCGTTCGCAGGTCGCGACGCAACTGCTCGAGGAGACCACCGATAAACATCCCGATTCAGAGCCGATCGGTTTCACCTCGATGCCGGCTTGGCGTGTTGAACGAGCCTGTCAGGTGGTTTCGGTTGGCGTGAGGGTGACTGTTGCTGTTGCGATCGTCGGCGGGGCTGTTGCGGGTCGAGGGTGGTGGTTGGTGGGCTTCGCGATCGCTGCCCTGTTCTCCACGCAGCCCCAGCATCGCGTCGAACCGCTGCTCGTGAGCGAGACACGTCCACTGGTGTGGCCTTCCAGGGTGCCGTGGCTGTTGTGCTGCGCTCTGGTCTTGTGCCTGCTGAGGCGACCACAAGAGGCTGCGTGGTTCACGATCGCGTGGTTCGTCGTCAGGCTAAGTGCTCACGTCGGTGAATACGCCGTCGCCACTGGGACGTCAATCATCGACAGCCGGTTCACGGGGCGACTCACGACCTTCATCAGGCCCGCCGCGGCTTTCGTGGTTCGGAGCCGAACATACGACTCCTTCGTCACGATCGGTGCGGGAGTCGTCCTCGGCACTGCCACCGCCCTTCTCGCACCGTCTGCAAATCCAACCGCGGCATTCGGACTAGGACTGCTCGCCGCCATCGTCATCGAGAACTCTTCTGGGCGATGGCAATGGACCGACGCCTGGCTACGGGTTCTCGGCGTAGTCGCACTAACGATGTTGGCGACGCGCGTTCACTGGTGGGTCCTCCTCGCGCCGATCACGGCCAGCCTTGCCATGATGCTCCTCCGCGCCAACCACACACTTGGGTATGTTCCGTTGACCAAACCCGCCGACGCGCGTGTCAAGAGCGCATGGGTCGATCTGGCCAAAGGACGAACGCGCCAGGTCATCACCAACCTGGAAGGCGAAGAAGCAGCTCACCCTGACGTGATGGCGGCCCTGGCAGTCGCTCACGCGCTCGACGGTCACCCCGGCCACGCCCGGCGCCTTGCCCGCCACCTAGCAGATCAACACTGCGGCGTGAGGGACCTGGTTGAAGCGCAGGTGCACGCACTACTCGGCACCCGACCACCTGAACTTCGGGAGGCGCCAGACCTCACGACCTCACTTGGCCGGGCCACCCAGCTCGCCTGGCTTCGCGCGTCGATCCCGCACGGTTCCGCCATGGTGATTGCGGAAGAGATCGCTGGGCTGATTCCAAGCAGAATCACGCGAGATACCGTCATGTGGGCGGCCGATTGCTACCTGGCGCTGGGCGAGACGCTTCTCGGGATCGACCAGTTCACGTCGGGGACCGCGGCTTCCCGGGCATTCGCGCTGGCCGACCTGTTTCTCACCCAAGACCGTGAGTTCCTCGATCGCTCAACCCTGGAGGCCCGGCAGCTCCAACAGCCCGCGCCTCATGAGTTAGGGGCTCGCGGGGCCGCCGTCACCAGACTGGCATTCGCCGGAGACCAAGAGTCCCCGGCCATGTTCCTGTTAGACGATGACGCGCTACTGGTCCTGACCGAGCTGTCATCTCCCTTCGTCGTCGCGGCCTACTGCAACAGGGGCGCCGACCTGCACCGAAACAACCGCCAACACGTCACTTCCGAGAGCATCCAGTTGAGAGCGCAAGCGTTTGCGTCACTAAATGTCGTGCGCCACGAACTAGCCGACCCCGACGATCGTGCTTGCTGGTGGGACGCCTTCCTCCCCACTTTGGACACCCTCCTAGAGGAGGTGCATGGCTTCCAAGACTGGCCCCTTCTTCTTGAGATCATCGAAGCAGCACGACTCCAGCTCGGGACCAGCCGCGAGGACTTGCGACCGACGGCCTTAAGGATCGCGGGCCAATCAATACTGGGAAGTCAGCGCTACTACTTTGGCAGCCGCCCCACCATGGTCGACCTCGAGGACATCATTCACGCCGCCGGGGGCAAGGGTGCGTGGTGGTGGTCGACACACGTCTCGAGGAAACATCTCTACTGGGCCCTCACAAGCGAAGATCAACAAGGCGTCGTGCAGGGCGGGCGCATCTCCATGGCCGCGGTAAACGCGGTGCTACAGGAATTTGGGCCACATCTCAGCCTTCAAGGCCAGGGCGAAAGCGATCATGACTTCTTCGAGCGCATGAGCCGCAGCGCCCTGTTGGCACCTCCCTCGGACGTCGAGTCAACGCTTGCAGACAGAGTGGGCCAGCTTCTACCCAGGACCATCACCGACGTTCGGTCGCACAACCGCATTCGGACGACGATCTGCATGGCGCTGGCACCCGAACTAGCCCACATTCCGTGGGCCTGGACGAGCATTGGTGGGCATCGCTTGGTCGAATCCTTCGACACCGTGATCGTCCCACCCGCCTCCGTCCTCCCCACACCAGACGCAGACGACGAATACACTTGCCCCATCGCCACATGCCTAGTCGATCCCGGTGGCGACCTATATGCCGCCGAGGAGGCCTCGGCTCATCTGCCCCTACAGGCCGCCCGTATCGACTCGCAGACGGAAGATCCCCGCGCTAGCCTCACCGCCGCACTGCGCGCAGCGCCCTACGACAGCACGCTCTTCCTCGCCTGCCATACCGTCAAGATCGCGAACCGGCGCGGCTTCGCACTAGCACCATTGGACAACATCGACTCGAGCGACGTCCTTTTCGCCTCCGACATCGCTCGCGCTGACACCGATTACCCGATGCCACGCCAAGTCATTGCCCTGGCGTGTGAGAGCTCCGACATGACCAGTGCACTCCTTGGAGAGTGGACGGTCCTAGGCGCGGCCCTCATCCAAGCTGGCGCACGTCGAGCCCTAGTTACCGCATTCCCCATCCTCGACATACCCGAAGTGGATCGATACATGGTTGCTGGCGTCGCAGACGGAGTCCCCCTTCACGTCCTCATCTCGAGTTTGCAACTGAGCATGCTCCACCGCTGGCGTGCTGGGGATAGCAGTGCCGCCCCGATGGCATGGGCCGGACTCCAACTGTTTGGCGCGCTTCCCGCAGCCGATCCAACAGCCAGAGTGTCTTTCCCCGCTTGGGCGGAAGAGAACCTCCTACGAGGAATCGACGACGCAGCCGAGCACGCGCTCCCCGGCAGTCCCACCGTTGACGTCGCGGACCTGATGACCTGCTTCGCTACCTATGGACACACTGACGGACTCCCCCGGCGCGTCAGAGCCGCGGTCCGCAGACGCTTCATCACCAAGTGGCCTGCGCCTCTGCACCTGATGGGGTACCGGAACATGCTTGCGCGTCTCGATCACAGGCCGCGCGTGATCTCCGACGAGCTTCTCGCGATCATCGTGGATGCCCGTGATCTCGCAAGAGAGGCTGGACAGTGCGTGTACGACATCGACCACGTCTTCGTTGCGGCCCTGCGCACTGATCACCCTTCATGCGTTGCCATGCGCAACTTGACGGGGCTCGACTCAAGGAATCCGGCAGTCGTCGAACGCTTTCTCGCAGGCGGACGCGACAACTACCACCACACGGGTGAGGCCGTGACGCCGCACCTCGCAAGCGGCGAGGCCGAACGCGTCTATCACGCCTTGGGCATCGCTCCCCCCAGGGGCGAAGATCGCTGGCTGCACAGCGATCGCGTGGCCTGA
- a CDS encoding metallophosphoesterase has translation MEADIPEGCEGVLHISDLHFGTDHGYSRRPQDSTYFRRNLLEKVTESLPCRPACVVVSGDLTTKGQGDGLRSARLFLEELAERLGLPKHCIVIAPGNHDILIDDPELTRDFSNELPFRELLALFYGEKVDIERVHDLRDPHGRHYIIGVLNSSRPRHRTNMDYGYVGRDRSAPVFRSMSALAQRPRQAAWVAVTLHHHVLPGQHVEIPEEERPVSLCLDAGELLTLAQESGVSTILHGHQHLPFAASVTRLAEYTSAGVVRPKRSAIHVLASGSSGVEAGRIPGEIGLNTFSIYRPFNAKGRVKVACYAYRDVRDVERVWELTLRN, from the coding sequence ATGGAGGCGGACATACCTGAGGGGTGCGAAGGCGTGCTCCATATATCCGACCTTCATTTCGGAACGGACCATGGGTACTCGCGCCGGCCGCAGGATTCAACGTACTTTCGGCGCAATCTTCTTGAGAAGGTGACCGAGTCCCTCCCATGTCGCCCAGCCTGCGTCGTGGTCTCCGGGGACCTGACGACCAAGGGTCAGGGCGACGGGCTTCGCAGCGCCCGGCTGTTCCTTGAAGAACTGGCCGAGCGGCTCGGGCTCCCTAAGCATTGCATCGTGATTGCGCCAGGAAATCACGACATCCTCATCGATGACCCAGAGTTGACACGCGACTTCAGCAATGAGTTGCCCTTCCGGGAATTGCTCGCACTGTTCTATGGTGAAAAAGTCGACATTGAGCGGGTTCACGATCTTAGGGATCCGCATGGCCGGCACTACATCATTGGGGTCCTGAACTCGTCTCGTCCTCGTCACCGCACAAATATGGATTATGGATATGTGGGCCGAGATCGAAGTGCCCCAGTGTTTCGCTCCATGAGCGCATTGGCGCAACGCCCGCGCCAAGCCGCTTGGGTGGCCGTAACTCTGCACCATCACGTACTGCCGGGCCAGCACGTGGAAATTCCAGAGGAGGAAAGGCCAGTGAGCCTGTGCTTGGACGCAGGGGAATTGCTAACGCTTGCGCAGGAATCTGGGGTCTCCACCATCTTGCACGGTCATCAGCACCTTCCCTTCGCTGCTTCAGTCACACGGCTTGCCGAATACACTTCGGCGGGCGTCGTTCGGCCGAAACGATCAGCTATCCACGTCTTGGCGTCAGGCTCGTCGGGAGTTGAAGCAGGTCGCATTCCAGGGGAGATCGGCCTAAACACCTTTTCGATATATCGCCCCTTCAACGCAAAGGGTCGGGTGAAAGTCGCGTGTTACGCGTATCGCGACGTCCGTGATGTTGAGCGTGTGTGGGAGCTCACTCTTAGGAATTGA
- a CDS encoding GNAT family N-acetyltransferase: MIAVEPFSGELEGNMELGVRFLRLANEQRHLLCVAPATRDDLLEGTDVVRRRQRLAELGKFHLLAEAPVTSELGKRAGVSSPGSNDERDLRLLAELHAGAVTYLVTDDGRLRRRAARAGLGDRALSLADAAALLAGFEPTEITPPPRVATVPCYALNPDDKIFDGLRFDYPEFDEWFAVVRRQSDTRRCFVIEEDGAYAALALLKFETDCVYLIEGPVVKISTFKVSEDHSGVKYGELLLKAILLSLTTTESASLYVEVLPSHAEVIDFLAAFGFVDQGHRSGRGEHVVTKCLRPPADPTQHSDLDHHVLYGPPALLCRQRVFAVPIEPRWHDQLFPERAPRYQSAQLTLFGPTQEQTHPWGNAIRKAYLCNASTNQVEEGDVLLFYRSSVQNFSAVGIVEDVLRSSDPNEVTQFVGRRTVYTATEIAAMTRRARGVLAIRFRQDRFLEPPITLTDMQLAGALRSWPQSITRLRQQGIPWVQDLLVG; this comes from the coding sequence GTGATCGCCGTCGAGCCGTTCTCCGGTGAGCTCGAGGGCAACATGGAACTCGGTGTGCGTTTCCTTCGGTTGGCGAACGAGCAGCGCCATTTGTTGTGTGTGGCACCGGCGACGCGCGATGACTTGCTAGAGGGGACGGACGTGGTTCGTCGCCGACAACGGCTCGCAGAACTCGGGAAGTTCCATCTTCTGGCGGAAGCGCCGGTCACTTCAGAACTGGGGAAGCGAGCGGGCGTCAGTAGCCCTGGATCCAACGATGAGCGTGACCTGCGCCTGCTGGCCGAACTGCATGCGGGTGCTGTCACGTACCTCGTCACTGACGACGGTCGCCTCCGTCGGCGGGCAGCGCGTGCAGGTCTGGGCGACCGCGCACTTTCCTTGGCGGACGCCGCCGCACTCCTTGCGGGCTTCGAGCCGACCGAGATCACGCCGCCGCCCCGAGTTGCCACTGTGCCGTGTTATGCCCTCAACCCAGATGACAAGATTTTCGACGGCCTGCGATTCGACTATCCCGAATTTGACGAATGGTTCGCCGTGGTCCGCCGACAGAGCGACACTCGTCGTTGCTTCGTCATCGAGGAAGATGGCGCTTATGCCGCCTTGGCCTTGTTGAAGTTTGAGACTGACTGCGTCTACCTCATCGAGGGACCTGTAGTCAAGATCAGTACGTTCAAGGTATCGGAAGACCACTCGGGCGTGAAATATGGAGAGCTGCTGCTAAAGGCCATCCTTCTCAGCCTCACTACCACGGAGTCCGCCAGCCTCTACGTGGAAGTGCTCCCGTCACACGCTGAGGTCATCGACTTCCTCGCGGCATTCGGCTTCGTGGACCAAGGTCATAGGAGTGGCAGGGGCGAGCACGTTGTGACGAAGTGTCTGCGACCCCCCGCCGACCCGACGCAACATTCCGACCTTGATCACCACGTTCTTTACGGCCCTCCCGCCCTTTTGTGCAGACAGCGTGTGTTCGCCGTGCCAATTGAACCTCGATGGCACGATCAGCTCTTCCCGGAGCGTGCCCCCCGCTATCAGTCCGCTCAGCTAACCTTATTCGGGCCTACCCAAGAACAGACTCACCCCTGGGGAAACGCAATCCGTAAGGCGTACCTGTGTAATGCCTCCACCAATCAGGTCGAAGAAGGGGACGTACTGCTTTTCTACCGGTCGAGTGTCCAAAACTTCAGTGCCGTCGGGATCGTGGAGGACGTTCTACGCTCGAGTGACCCTAACGAGGTCACGCAGTTCGTCGGCCGCCGTACGGTGTACACCGCGACCGAGATTGCCGCCATGACTCGGCGCGCCCGCGGGGTCCTAGCGATCCGCTTCCGGCAAGATCGATTCTTGGAACCACCCATCACCTTGACCGACATGCAGCTGGCAGGAGCACTGAGATCGTGGCCCCAGTCGATCACCCGCCTTCGTCAGCAGGGCATCCCTTGGGTGCAGGACCTGCTCGTCGGGTAG
- a CDS encoding HEPN domain-containing protein, with the protein MGYFWLPDDPARRVTGRVNFDGTSIELSLFDNLTVVEMPPDGLGLGHPQRETHPRIFGRLIEDGDDDTSSVGLGNAHHVTLVDAVGMVLNLPAEELTQRWDIDCIILGAHTIDTATKKARLHFDALKGWANPPFLAGGYRRDGVVTADITESVLHQAVTADATYRVLSSAEGVWGLDVHLDRRTWIEVEALNESPFGGLHSKWIRSIHDLLIVCIGGPVALSEVRVEVGSIWGGTKWAALVFRATQDTSRRDISAFRLREHGTLALLFPEDEPADFSYFVPEWLQLRDDLAKVIEPMTSIFYSASIYSEHRYANTFKAAEELAKRSFETSDLPKAQHQERVEMILGASRDACVPDAHIDWAERVLRSRNDSPLRVLIEKLIDDTGEVGAAINRAIPGAAQRMSAARTAVSHGGMKTDTTQQQWLGALLMLVLRLHVLREIGLEPSVVESRVLTSRSFQRALRALQPQNR; encoded by the coding sequence GTGGGCTACTTCTGGCTGCCTGACGATCCGGCCAGGAGGGTCACCGGACGCGTCAATTTTGATGGGACGAGCATCGAACTATCGTTGTTCGACAACCTGACTGTGGTGGAGATGCCGCCAGATGGTCTGGGCTTGGGGCATCCTCAGCGTGAAACGCATCCCCGAATCTTTGGTCGGTTGATTGAGGACGGCGACGACGACACTTCATCCGTGGGCTTGGGCAACGCCCATCACGTGACCCTGGTCGACGCCGTTGGGATGGTCTTGAACCTCCCCGCAGAGGAGCTCACGCAACGATGGGACATCGATTGCATTATTCTTGGCGCACATACCATCGACACCGCGACCAAGAAGGCGCGCCTTCACTTTGATGCGTTGAAGGGGTGGGCGAACCCGCCGTTTCTGGCCGGTGGGTACCGCAGGGATGGTGTGGTTACTGCGGACATAACCGAATCAGTCCTCCATCAAGCGGTCACCGCTGACGCTACCTATCGCGTGCTTTCCTCGGCCGAGGGCGTCTGGGGCCTGGATGTCCACCTTGATCGGCGAACGTGGATTGAGGTCGAGGCACTGAACGAGTCGCCATTCGGCGGCCTTCACTCTAAGTGGATCCGGTCTATTCACGACCTACTAATTGTGTGCATAGGTGGGCCGGTCGCTCTGAGCGAAGTCCGCGTCGAGGTCGGCTCCATCTGGGGTGGAACCAAATGGGCAGCACTCGTTTTTCGAGCGACTCAGGACACATCCAGGAGGGATATCTCGGCATTCCGGCTTCGCGAACACGGAACATTAGCCCTTCTGTTCCCTGAAGATGAGCCGGCAGACTTCAGCTACTTCGTCCCGGAGTGGCTTCAGCTGCGCGACGACCTCGCCAAAGTGATCGAACCGATGACGAGTATTTTTTATTCGGCTTCGATCTACTCTGAGCACAGGTACGCGAATACGTTTAAGGCTGCGGAAGAGCTGGCAAAGAGGAGTTTCGAGACTTCGGACCTGCCGAAGGCCCAACATCAGGAGCGGGTCGAGATGATATTGGGAGCATCGCGAGACGCCTGCGTCCCGGACGCTCACATCGATTGGGCCGAGCGGGTTCTTCGGTCCAGAAACGACAGTCCTCTGCGCGTGCTCATCGAAAAGCTCATCGACGACACTGGCGAAGTCGGCGCGGCTATCAATCGCGCGATACCCGGCGCGGCTCAGCGGATGTCGGCGGCCCGAACAGCCGTCTCTCACGGGGGCATGAAGACCGACACCACGCAGCAGCAATGGCTCGGGGCTCTCCTGATGTTGGTTCTGCGTCTTCACGTCCTCCGAGAGATCGGACTGGAACCATCTGTTGTCGAATCAAGGGTGCTCACGTCTCGGTCTTTCCAGCGTGCGCTCCGGGCGCTGCAGCCTCAGAATCGATGA
- a CDS encoding tyrosine-type recombinase/integrase: MSAPTTLLPFQPSSMSTAQLAAVSFLARYSGRTHTLYAFQLRQWFAWCEASALDPLVGIQRAHVELYIRSLGDRGLMDSSVVTMMHGVRGFFRFAHIDGLIPADPAVYARLPKVHRDESRTQGLDRLELIRFLQVAQTITVHHGALAYLLGINALRASEAAAVRIEDYADTLRGHRVLHLVGKGNKPATMPITVPVLRVLEACRGERTSGPLILRPLTGKPIDRRDAYRMVARIAKAASIPRHISPHSLRHAAITNALDAGVPLRDAQILARHADPRTTEHYDRARGNLDRHGVHFLTAYVAGV; encoded by the coding sequence ATGTCCGCTCCAACGACTCTGCTTCCGTTCCAGCCGTCATCAATGTCGACCGCCCAACTGGCAGCGGTCTCGTTCTTGGCCCGCTACTCCGGGCGCACCCACACCCTTTACGCGTTCCAGCTGCGGCAGTGGTTCGCCTGGTGTGAAGCGAGCGCCCTGGACCCGTTGGTGGGAATCCAGCGGGCCCACGTCGAGTTGTACATCCGCAGCCTCGGGGATCGGGGCCTGATGGACTCCTCAGTCGTGACGATGATGCACGGCGTCCGGGGCTTCTTCCGGTTCGCGCACATCGACGGTCTCATCCCCGCCGACCCGGCCGTCTACGCGAGGCTGCCCAAGGTCCACCGCGACGAATCCCGCACCCAGGGTCTGGACCGACTGGAGCTGATCCGTTTCCTCCAAGTCGCCCAGACCATCACCGTTCACCACGGCGCCCTGGCATATCTGCTCGGCATCAACGCCCTGCGCGCTTCGGAGGCTGCCGCGGTGCGGATCGAGGACTACGCCGACACCCTGCGTGGACACCGGGTGCTGCACTTGGTGGGCAAGGGCAACAAGCCCGCCACGATGCCGATTACCGTTCCTGTGCTGCGGGTCTTGGAGGCATGCCGGGGCGAGCGCACCAGTGGGCCACTGATCCTCCGGCCGCTCACTGGCAAACCGATCGACCGGCGCGACGCCTACCGGATGGTCGCCCGGATCGCGAAGGCCGCCAGCATCCCGCGTCACATCAGCCCGCACTCGCTGCGGCACGCCGCGATCACCAACGCCCTCGACGCGGGCGTTCCCCTGCGGGATGCCCAGATCCTGGCCCGGCACGCCGACCCCAGAACCACCGAGCACTACGACAGAGCACGCGGCAACCTCGACCGACACGGCGTCCATTTCCTGACCGCCTACGTCGCCGGCGTCTGA
- a CDS encoding tyrosine-type recombinase/integrase: MYARLPKVHRDESRTQGLDRLELIRFLQVAQTITVHHGALAFLLGINALRASEAAAVRVENYADTLRGHRVLHLVGKGNKPATMPITVPVLRVLEACRGERTCGPLILRPLTGKPIDRRDAYRMVARIAKATGIPRHISPHSLRHAAITNALDAGVPLRDAQILARHADPRTTEHYDRARGNLDRHGVHFLTAYVAGV; the protein is encoded by the coding sequence GTGTACGCGAGGCTGCCCAAGGTCCACCGCGACGAGTCGCGCACTCAGGGACTGGACCGTCTAGAGCTGATCCGTTTCCTCCAAGTTGCCCAGACCATCACCGTCCACCACGGCGCGCTGGCCTTCCTGCTCGGCATCAATGCACTGCGAGCATCAGAGGCCGCTGCGGTGCGGGTCGAGAACTACGCCGACACACTGCGTGGACACCGGGTATTGCACCTGGTGGGCAAGGGCAACAAGCCGGCGACGATGCCTATCACCGTCCCGGTGCTGCGGGTCTTGGAGGCATGCCGGGGCGAGCGCACCTGCGGGCCTCTAATCCTGCGGCCACTCACCGGCAAGCCGATTGATCGGCGCGACGCCTATCGGATGGTCGCCCGGATCGCCAAGGCCACCGGCATCCCGCGTCACATCAGCCCGCACTCCCTGCGACATGCCGCGATCACCAACGCCCTCGACGCTGGCGTTCCCCTGCGGGACGCCCAGATCCTGGCCCGGCACGCCGACCCGAGAACCACCGAGCACTACGACCGCGCTCGAGGCAACCTCGACCGACACGGCGTCCACTTCCTCACTGCCTACGTGGCCGGCGTCTGA
- a CDS encoding tyrosine-type recombinase/integrase, translated as MGVQRAHVELYIRSLGERGLMDSSVVTMMHGVRGFFRFTHIDGLIPADPAVYARLPKVHRDESRTQGLDRLELIRFLQVAQTITVHHGALAYLLGINALRASEAAAVRIEDYADTLRGHRVLHLVGKGNKPATMPITVPVLRVLEACRGERTSGPLVLRPLTGKAIDRRDAYRMVARIVKAARIPRHISPHSLRHAAITNALDAGVPLRDAQILARHADPRTTEHYDRARGNLDRDGVHFLTAYVAGV; from the coding sequence GTGGGGGTCCAACGCGCCCATGTCGAGCTGTACATCCGCAGTCTCGGCGAGCGGGGCCTGATGGACTCCTCCGTCGTGACGATGATGCACGGCGTCCGTGGCTTCTTCCGGTTCACGCACATCGACGGTCTCATCCCCGCCGACCCGGCCGTCTACGCGAGGCTGCCGAAAGTTCACCGCGACGAATCGCGCACTCAAGGTCTGGACCGCCTGGAGCTGATCCGTTTCCTCCAAGTCGCCCAGACCATCACCGTCCACCACGGCGCGCTCGCCTACCTGCTCGGCATCAACGCGCTGCGCGCATCGGAGGCCGCCGCGGTGCGGATCGAGGACTACGCCGACACCCTGCGTGGACACCGGGTGTTGCACCTGGTGGGCAAAGGCAACAAGCCCGCCACCATGCCGATCACCGTCCCAGTGCTGCGCGTCTTGGAGGCATGCCGAGGCGAGCGCACCAGCGGCCCCTTGGTCCTGCGGCCGCTCACCGGCAAGGCGATCGACCGGCGCGACGCCTATCGGATGGTCGCCCGGATCGTCAAGGCCGCCCGCATCCCACGGCACATCAGCCCGCACTCCTTGCGCCACGCCGCGATCACCAACGCCCTCGACGCCGGCGTCCCCCTGCGGGACGCCCAGATCCTGGCTCGGCACGCCGACCCGAGAACCACCGAGCACTATGACCGAGCCCGAGGCAACCTCGACCGAGACGGCGTCCACTTCCTAACCGCATACGTCGCCGGCGTCTAG
- a CDS encoding Lsr2 family protein has product MAKNTTVTITDDLDGSANAKEVSFSLDGRTWLIDLSAKNRAAMEKALKPYIAKAIEQGRQGRRGKAARTPSRAKSRTDLGAVREWAKTNGRHVSERGRISADVLNAYDAAQ; this is encoded by the coding sequence ATGGCAAAGAACACGACGGTGACGATCACCGATGACCTAGACGGTTCGGCCAACGCGAAGGAGGTTTCGTTCAGCCTCGATGGCAGGACCTGGCTGATCGACCTCAGCGCCAAGAACCGCGCTGCCATGGAGAAGGCGCTCAAGCCCTACATTGCCAAAGCAATTGAGCAAGGCAGGCAGGGCCGTCGCGGCAAGGCAGCCCGCACGCCATCTCGGGCAAAGTCACGCACCGACCTGGGCGCCGTCCGCGAATGGGCGAAGACCAACGGTCGCCACGTCAGCGAGCGGGGCCGGATCAGCGCCGACGTCCTCAACGCATACGACGCAGCTCAGTAA